The Enteractinococcus fodinae genome has a segment encoding these proteins:
- a CDS encoding M50 family metallopeptidase, producing MLTWSTFGYRVVRHLATLLHEVGHALIGVLVGRKLRGIRLHSDTSGLTLSRGKPTGPGMVATLLAGYPAPAVVGLAGAWLVSSGYAAAMLWALVLLCALMLVFIRNFYGLWVVLVTGGGVAVLSWTASGEVISITAYLLVWSLLLVAPRAVVALQRSRRRPQSGTLSDADQLARLTRLPAGFWIAVFWLICVGCLLGGGWLLFNAG from the coding sequence GTGCTCACGTGGTCAACTTTTGGTTACCGCGTAGTACGGCATTTAGCGACCCTGTTGCATGAAGTTGGGCATGCGTTGATAGGTGTGCTGGTGGGGCGAAAGCTACGTGGTATCCGCTTGCATTCGGATACCTCTGGGCTAACCTTGTCCCGCGGTAAGCCCACCGGTCCCGGCATGGTGGCAACACTGTTAGCTGGCTATCCCGCGCCAGCGGTTGTCGGCCTCGCTGGCGCCTGGCTGGTCAGTTCCGGTTATGCAGCAGCGATGCTGTGGGCGCTCGTACTGCTGTGCGCGCTCATGCTGGTGTTTATCCGCAACTTTTACGGCCTATGGGTCGTGTTGGTAACCGGTGGCGGGGTGGCCGTCCTGTCTTGGACTGCCAGCGGCGAGGTTATTTCTATTACCGCCTACCTGTTGGTGTGGTCGCTGCTGCTGGTCGCTCCGCGTGCGGTTGTCGCATTGCAGCGCAGTCGCCGTCGCCCACAATCTGGCACTCTGAGTGATGCCGATCAGCTGGCCCGCCTGACCCGTTTGCCAGCGGGTTTTTGGATCGCCGTCTTCTGGTTGATCTGTGTCGGCTGTTTACTAGGTGGCGGCTGGTTGTTGTTCAACGCCGGCTGA
- a CDS encoding zinc-binding metallopeptidase family protein, which translates to MKTFVAEAKRTAQAWVDENLDRLLDWHTHIWELAEPAWREYRSQQWYVERLREEGFVVEDGSAGMPTAFCATWSNGDGPTLLTYAEYDAVPGNSQAAVTSQQPHEGTSSFAPGHTDPHSALGISTLAGILAAKHAMIEHDIAGTIRYTGEPAEKMHGSKIVHGLRGYYDNVDGIVSFHPFYMLPLCNTARWDTQCGAYYSKVYTFTCDSAETWQISSADPNSPIPASHSAARAPGANVALMQMYTSARVMQDAMLPATGGWSFSDAILTDGQATADNLPQRVARIQFSWRTPDIEMAEHVLAVLDRNAEHAAAMAHCEVDDRWIARSRPGRTNHVMAEVLYENLASVGAPQYGPEAVAIAQDIQRNLGLPPSEKPFLAETEQLIEPVEAERQLRESMPAWQRNWTSDDYVEMSHYAPLVRFYVSRPALQPVPGAGPYPAWVMNALGGIPETIAPTIEVAGKTVATTFLDLFTNPERLAEAKAEFDRRAQEDPMPALLPADFEPPIDLPWPEYR; encoded by the coding sequence ATGAAAACATTCGTTGCTGAGGCCAAACGCACGGCACAAGCATGGGTCGATGAAAATCTAGACAGACTGCTGGATTGGCACACCCATATCTGGGAGCTGGCCGAACCTGCGTGGCGTGAGTACCGTTCCCAACAATGGTATGTTGAACGGCTTCGGGAAGAAGGCTTCGTCGTCGAGGACGGCTCAGCCGGCATGCCAACGGCCTTTTGCGCCACGTGGTCCAATGGTGACGGACCGACACTGCTCACCTATGCCGAATACGATGCGGTGCCAGGAAATAGCCAGGCTGCTGTTACCAGTCAGCAACCCCATGAGGGAACCTCGAGCTTCGCACCAGGCCACACTGACCCCCATTCCGCACTCGGGATCTCTACGCTGGCCGGTATCCTCGCTGCCAAGCATGCCATGATCGAACATGACATCGCCGGCACCATCCGATACACCGGTGAACCAGCAGAGAAGATGCATGGGTCAAAGATCGTTCATGGGCTGCGCGGTTACTATGACAATGTGGATGGGATCGTCTCATTTCACCCCTTCTACATGCTGCCGCTGTGTAACACGGCCCGGTGGGACACCCAATGCGGTGCCTACTACAGCAAGGTCTATACCTTTACCTGCGACAGTGCCGAAACCTGGCAGATCTCCAGTGCCGACCCGAATTCGCCAATTCCCGCTTCGCATTCAGCCGCTCGGGCTCCGGGCGCGAATGTTGCGCTCATGCAGATGTACACGTCGGCCCGCGTCATGCAAGATGCGATGCTGCCCGCCACCGGCGGTTGGAGTTTCTCCGATGCGATTCTCACTGACGGACAAGCTACCGCTGATAATCTGCCGCAACGCGTGGCACGCATTCAGTTCTCTTGGCGCACCCCCGACATTGAGATGGCAGAACACGTGCTGGCGGTCCTTGACCGAAATGCGGAGCATGCGGCAGCTATGGCGCACTGTGAGGTCGACGACCGGTGGATCGCCCGCAGCCGTCCGGGACGCACCAACCATGTCATGGCCGAGGTCTTGTACGAAAACCTAGCGTCAGTGGGGGCCCCGCAGTATGGTCCCGAGGCTGTGGCCATCGCACAAGACATCCAGCGAAACCTTGGTCTTCCCCCGAGCGAGAAGCCCTTTCTTGCCGAAACCGAACAGCTCATCGAGCCGGTCGAGGCCGAGCGGCAGTTGCGTGAGTCCATGCCGGCCTGGCAGCGGAACTGGACAAGTGACGATTACGTGGAGATGTCGCACTACGCGCCCTTGGTGCGCTTCTATGTCTCCCGCCCAGCATTGCAACCTGTGCCAGGCGCGGGACCATACCCTGCCTGGGTGATGAACGCATTGGGCGGCATCCCCGAAACCATCGCTCCGACCATTGAAGTTGCGGGCAAGACTGTCGCGACGACATTCCTCGACCTGTTCACCAACCCTGAACGGCTCGCGGAGGCGAAAGCTGAGTTCGATCGTCGGGCTCAGGAAGATCCTATGCCGGCGCTTCTGCCGGCCGATTTTGAGCCGCCGATCGACCTGCCCTGGCCCGAATACCGATAG
- a CDS encoding DUF4190 domain-containing protein, with translation MTYEPYPTQPDPYSSGGYPPQPPAPQQRRGFGIAAMVVGIISLLLAFIPFIGFISFLLGLVAIGLGIFAVVKRRGKGQGIAGIITGAVSLVVALVVTLIASAFVSILEDELQNPEDFFEMDPQELEELLETPDAEIDAASEGSDDILNTPLAYSSLTVIGDEEALPAGEAGEVSVVAINRSEENTTFPFIVQNQTDEAISRVEVSGRAVDSDGETLGTGSSHAVYPNVVLPGGYAFGYVYVDSSDYTLPSGATIPDLRLEFTEGLGSYESLISLDIENFEELSNGDLTGDVVNPHDIDVGGPIGVDTVCLSGDDHVTYDQTYTDNDHIDASDSSTWTLRSYRETPECTVRLLSSNGYDW, from the coding sequence ATGACGTACGAACCATACCCAACTCAGCCTGACCCTTACTCTTCGGGTGGCTATCCGCCCCAGCCCCCAGCTCCACAGCAGCGTAGGGGCTTCGGCATCGCCGCGATGGTCGTGGGGATCATCTCCCTCTTGCTGGCCTTCATCCCTTTCATCGGCTTCATCTCATTTTTGCTCGGCTTGGTGGCTATCGGCCTGGGAATTTTCGCTGTCGTCAAGCGCAGGGGCAAGGGCCAAGGCATCGCGGGGATTATTACCGGTGCGGTGTCGCTGGTGGTGGCACTCGTCGTCACCCTTATCGCGAGCGCTTTCGTTTCTATATTGGAAGATGAGCTGCAGAACCCTGAGGACTTCTTTGAGATGGACCCCCAGGAGCTCGAAGAGCTCCTCGAGACTCCGGACGCGGAAATCGACGCTGCCTCTGAAGGTTCAGATGACATTCTCAACACTCCCCTGGCGTATTCATCGCTCACCGTCATCGGAGACGAGGAAGCTCTACCGGCAGGCGAGGCAGGGGAAGTCTCTGTCGTGGCGATTAACCGCTCAGAAGAGAACACCACGTTTCCTTTTATTGTGCAGAACCAGACCGATGAAGCCATTTCTCGTGTTGAAGTGAGCGGCCGGGCGGTCGATTCAGATGGCGAAACGCTAGGCACCGGGTCTTCGCATGCCGTCTATCCGAACGTCGTGCTCCCCGGTGGATATGCCTTCGGATACGTCTATGTTGATTCTTCGGATTATACGCTGCCGTCAGGTGCTACCATCCCGGATCTGCGCCTTGAGTTTACCGAGGGGCTTGGCAGCTACGAGAGTCTCATCAGTCTCGACATTGAAAACTTCGAAGAGTTATCGAACGGAGATCTCACCGGGGATGTTGTCAATCCTCACGACATCGACGTGGGCGGACCCATCGGTGTGGATACAGTCTGCCTGTCGGGCGACGATCATGTGACTTATGATCAGACTTACACGGACAATGACCACATCGACGCAAGCGATTCTTCCACCTGGACACTCCGCTCATACCGCGAGACTCCAGAGTGCACCGTCCGACTGCTCAGCTCCAACGGATACGACTGGTAG
- a CDS encoding LapA family protein gives MAQTSDPSENQPQVPATEAQPWPISDSPQEHRPEVRTDPTLDEHQKQGFTGATWIALILGALVLIMLLIFILQNNVPADFAYLGWAFTLPLGVAMLFAAIAGMLIMGLFGSVRLFKLGRRVRKLEKERQTLKRTLE, from the coding sequence ATGGCCCAGACGTCTGATCCTTCAGAAAACCAACCACAGGTCCCGGCCACCGAGGCACAGCCCTGGCCTATTAGTGACTCGCCACAAGAGCACCGTCCAGAAGTAAGAACTGATCCCACTCTTGATGAACATCAGAAACAGGGTTTCACCGGAGCCACCTGGATAGCACTGATTCTGGGTGCACTCGTATTGATCATGTTGCTGATTTTCATTCTGCAGAACAACGTCCCGGCAGATTTTGCCTACTTAGGTTGGGCTTTCACGCTTCCCTTGGGCGTTGCTATGCTCTTCGCAGCGATCGCCGGCATGCTCATCATGGGGCTTTTCGGCTCAGTGCGGCTCTTTAAACTCGGCCGCAGAGTGCGCAAGCTTGAAAAGGAGCGTCAGACACTTAAACGCACTCTCGAGTAA
- a CDS encoding aldehyde dehydrogenase family protein, which translates to MSYPIESNAPSVTGFRTQDPRTNEVLEVFDYLSDEQVSAALAAAQEASTHWKTRSVADRADIAYRVADLIHERRAELAQIAAIEIGKAVDQVDAELQECVDICRYYAEHGPRFAAEEILSDDKNRRAVLQRRPLGVLLGIMPWNFPYYQVARFVAPNLVLGNSIVLKHAETCPRSALALEQVFLDGGVPEGVYQNMFVTHGQIEKIIADDRIQGVSLTGSERAGAAVAATAGSYLKKVVLELGGSDAHIYLSAADIRAAARQAVDQRMDNMGQACTSNKRLLVHEGFYDEFVDEAVQYVSSLEQGDPLQPRQGTYYPLSSEAAADNLIQQLQRAVDQGATLLTGGERLNAPGAWVRPAVLTDVTESMDAYREEFFGPVVTIYKIRNEEDAVTMANDSPFGLAGAVFSEDRTQAERVAQQLDVGMSHVNIGGSEAADMPFGGVKHSGFGRELGPLGMDEFVNKRLYYINKT; encoded by the coding sequence ATGAGTTACCCCATCGAGTCGAATGCACCATCAGTAACAGGGTTCCGCACTCAAGACCCACGTACCAACGAAGTCCTAGAGGTCTTTGATTACCTCAGTGATGAACAAGTGAGCGCGGCGCTCGCCGCAGCTCAGGAGGCGTCCACGCACTGGAAGACGCGAAGCGTAGCAGACCGGGCTGACATTGCGTATCGCGTAGCTGACCTGATTCATGAACGGCGTGCAGAACTCGCCCAGATTGCCGCGATAGAAATAGGCAAAGCGGTAGATCAAGTTGACGCGGAGCTGCAAGAATGCGTTGACATTTGTCGTTATTACGCAGAGCACGGCCCACGGTTCGCAGCCGAAGAAATACTCTCCGATGACAAGAACCGTCGCGCGGTATTACAGCGTCGACCGCTGGGTGTCCTGTTGGGCATCATGCCCTGGAACTTCCCCTACTACCAGGTTGCACGCTTTGTCGCGCCGAATCTGGTGCTCGGCAACTCCATCGTATTGAAACACGCTGAGACGTGTCCGCGTTCCGCTCTGGCGCTGGAACAGGTTTTTCTGGACGGGGGAGTGCCCGAAGGTGTGTACCAGAACATGTTTGTCACTCACGGTCAGATTGAAAAGATTATCGCCGATGACCGGATCCAGGGAGTCTCACTCACCGGTTCCGAACGGGCTGGAGCTGCCGTTGCGGCTACGGCGGGGAGCTACCTCAAAAAGGTTGTGCTTGAGTTAGGTGGTTCGGATGCCCATATCTATCTTTCGGCGGCTGACATTCGAGCCGCTGCCCGGCAGGCGGTCGATCAGCGCATGGATAATATGGGCCAGGCGTGCACCTCGAATAAACGGCTCCTCGTGCACGAAGGGTTTTACGACGAGTTCGTTGACGAAGCGGTCCAGTATGTTTCGAGTCTCGAACAGGGTGACCCCCTCCAGCCTCGTCAAGGAACTTACTATCCGCTGTCTTCAGAAGCAGCCGCTGATAACCTCATCCAGCAACTTCAGCGGGCTGTTGATCAAGGCGCGACTTTGTTGACCGGGGGTGAGCGCTTGAACGCCCCAGGGGCCTGGGTCCGGCCTGCGGTGCTCACCGATGTCACGGAGAGCATGGATGCCTATCGGGAAGAATTTTTCGGACCGGTTGTCACCATTTACAAGATCCGTAATGAGGAAGACGCGGTCACCATGGCCAATGATTCGCCCTTTGGTCTGGCGGGGGCGGTCTTCTCTGAGGACCGTACACAAGCAGAACGAGTCGCCCAGCAGCTCGATGTCGGCATGAGCCACGTCAATATTGGCGGGTCCGAAGCCGCGGATATGCCATTTGGGGGCGTAAAGCATTCGGGGTTTGGCCGTGAGTTGGGGCCTCTCGGTATGGATGAATTCGTCAATAAGCGGTTGTACTATATCAACAAAACATAA
- a CDS encoding PadR family transcriptional regulator: protein MDEDFEPHLQELRRGTVVLACLRLLLTPGYGYGLLQDLETAGFDTEANTLYPLLRRLEKQGYLTSHWDTAESRPRKFYQTSEAGRRLTDAMQHHWDELSRAIADLPDDPPHA from the coding sequence GTGGACGAAGACTTTGAGCCCCATCTCCAAGAATTGCGGCGCGGCACCGTGGTGTTGGCTTGTCTGCGTTTGCTGCTCACTCCCGGCTATGGCTATGGATTGCTGCAAGACCTCGAGACCGCAGGGTTCGATACTGAAGCAAACACGCTGTATCCGCTACTGAGACGGCTGGAGAAGCAAGGGTATCTGACCAGTCATTGGGATACCGCAGAGTCCAGGCCACGAAAGTTTTATCAAACCTCTGAGGCAGGTCGTCGGCTAACGGACGCGATGCAACACCACTGGGATGAACTCAGTCGGGCCATCGCTGACCTACCAGACGACCCGCCGCATGCCTGA
- a CDS encoding permease prefix domain 1-containing protein — translation MTTSLTQRYIAATIEGLPEKLRSEVRPELEASIADAVDARMTDGVDHDTAEREVLTELGDPAVLAAGYADRPLQLIGPRYYPAWSRLLKRLLVLIMPLVFVLVAFAQVIASGDIGTVIAEAIVATMSTGLHICFWVTLSFAIIERTGADLGMEWSLEDLPEPREDRPGAGDLIASLVFIGIVLVALIWDQTVGFIRIFDERVTVLNPELWPWTMAGFLALLALDVIFAVALYRRGGWNVPMAVLNTALSVLIFSWFIILLARGELFSADLLRLAVDNGIRADAQHTLAVVFGFGVGLVAVWDIIDGWVKTYRANSAGVEQQPAAT, via the coding sequence ATGACAACCTCACTGACCCAACGCTATATCGCGGCAACCATTGAGGGCTTACCCGAAAAACTTCGCAGCGAAGTGCGCCCGGAATTAGAAGCCTCGATCGCCGACGCAGTCGACGCCCGGATGACGGACGGTGTAGATCACGACACCGCGGAACGTGAGGTGCTCACTGAGCTGGGTGACCCCGCAGTCCTGGCAGCCGGTTATGCTGACCGTCCGCTACAGCTGATCGGGCCGCGTTACTACCCGGCCTGGTCGCGATTGTTGAAACGACTACTGGTCCTCATCATGCCACTGGTATTCGTTCTCGTGGCTTTCGCTCAGGTCATAGCCAGTGGTGACATCGGTACGGTGATTGCTGAAGCCATTGTGGCCACCATGTCGACCGGCCTGCACATCTGCTTCTGGGTCACGCTGTCGTTTGCCATCATAGAGCGCACCGGCGCAGATCTGGGCATGGAGTGGAGCCTAGAGGATCTCCCTGAACCGCGCGAAGACCGCCCGGGGGCTGGAGATCTTATAGCTTCGCTAGTCTTCATCGGCATCGTCCTGGTGGCGTTGATTTGGGATCAGACCGTTGGGTTCATTCGGATCTTCGACGAGCGCGTGACGGTACTCAACCCTGAGCTGTGGCCGTGGACGATGGCCGGGTTCCTGGCACTACTTGCGCTAGACGTTATCTTCGCAGTCGCACTGTATCGACGCGGCGGATGGAATGTACCCATGGCAGTGCTGAACACGGCCTTGAGCGTGTTGATCTTCAGTTGGTTCATCATCCTGCTGGCGCGCGGTGAACTGTTTAGTGCCGATCTGTTGAGATTAGCTGTCGATAACGGGATACGTGCTGATGCTCAGCACACGCTAGCCGTCGTGTTTGGTTTCGGTGTAGGTCTCGTAGCCGTTTGGGACATCATCGACGGTTGGGTCAAAACGTATCGAGCGAACTCAGCCGGCGTTGAACAACAACCAGCCGCCACCTAG